Part of the Toxotes jaculatrix isolate fToxJac2 chromosome 1, fToxJac2.pri, whole genome shotgun sequence genome, ttcccctccctcccttcctacCTCCTTTCTTGCCTCCCTCGCTTCCTCCCTCCACTCTGTGCTAAGTACACCTCAGATGTcagggtgttttatttttattggatgAGGGCAGTGTGTAATGCATTCACCTCCGTTCCTGCCAGCTGTTAAATGCCCCAGAACATGGTCTGGCCAGGCTCCGCCCCGTTAACccctctgattggctgtaaTAATTAGCAGAAGTGAACAGTAACTATGGGGCTGAGCGAAGGTTTGGGACAGCTTGCGAACTCCCTGATACGTACGTGACAGAACAGTCCGTCCTGCCTGGGTTCAAGTGACCCGGGTCTGGCCACATCCTTGCTGACTCCAGTGCAGCGTGTATATTTTGAGCTTTAATATTAACCCTAAACTTAAACACATGCATGCGGTGTGGCGCCagcaattacattttcaaatggCTGGGTTTGTAAACCTCCAGGATGTTAATCTGTCACCATTCAAGCTACTGGGAAGAGTGAAAAGAGGATTAAGCTATTCAATTCCTGGTAGAATATTTTCCTTTGTTCAGAATGagtgaaggaaaaataaataaagaaatgaggTGGCTTCTCAAGCAAGACAAGTGCCGTCTGCTATACTTCAGGATTTGGCTAATGCCATTACAGCAAACTTATCTGCTTCAGGATTCCAGGAAGACAGGGTGACGGTCGTGTAAACAGCCCCAAATGATATCCGGCCCTTAATTCAATATTAATCTGAGGTCACATCATAATGCCAGTTTATCTGGGTCAAAGACGACATGACTGAGAATTGGACCTGTCCTAGATGTTCAGTCCACATCTGTTTTGTGCCATATGTTTTTTCTGGTGGCTAAGGCGATTGTCGGTATTTAAACCTAGACCACTGCCCTAGCTTGTTAATAATACCGTGTTCAAAAAGCAGATTCAACAAATACATCTCAGCAATTAATTCAAGAAGTTGTCCTAGTTGTCTGTAGAAAAGTACACGATCTAGAGAGAAACAGCTCATCACATTTTGATGGATGGCAACTTAGGCCtgtgcttggaaaaaaaattgaagcgGACAGGATCCTCTCTATTTTTCATACGTTGTATGatcttctgattttttttttttccctccaaaatgGCTCATTTTATGTTGTAGTGAGTGTGACATACAGTCAAGTTGATGGTAAAATATCCTTGAAGTGTTTTGTCAAGCAACACACGGTATCAAATCTGATGTTTAGCATAAGGTTATAATATATCACATGATAATTGTCACAACTGTCAGCCAATTCAGCACAGTACCCCTGTCTTAGCCCCTCGTTTGCCCTTGACTCCCAACCCCTCGGGTCGGATTGCACATCATCTTTATCCCAGATGAAGTACCAGACTCGGTAGTGTCAGAAGATGATCTAATATGGAGCCGAAAGGACACAGAGCTGGGAAATCATCGTCATTTGAAGAGGTTGCTTGTCACATGATGGGTTTGATCAGCCCGTGCTGCGGTACACAGAGCCGGGTCTTTGCACTGTCTAACAGTGGTACTGGATTAGAGACACAAGCCACTTCTACTGTGatcagtcactcacacacagagacacgcgGCAGGACTGAAATCCTCCTTGCACACTTCATCCACATCATGTACAGCCTTCTTCGTCAAGCCTACTGTATGGAAATGAGGAATGCTGCTGTTGACAGTGATAGTACATGGcatttttgatgttttattctATAACTAATGGTATACCACAGCTTCCATAATACAGGTTTCTCCCTCAGAGTTAAATACAGCACCAGGCGGTGTTGGTCTATAGCTGGCTGACCTGCCTGAATGCTACTGATCTGTGACATGTTGAGACaatggcagtgtgtgtgaagagtcTGGCCCTACACCCTTCCGACAGTGTGTATGGCTAAGTGCTATTGAATTGTTTATTGTCACAAATCACAAGCCTTTCAATGACCAGGTGCGACCAGCGTACAcccacacatccatccatccagctgCTCTACCCTGAGCGATGTGTTGGTCTGCTGGGCTCTGAGGAGCGTAACGTCAGCCTCTGGAGCTGGGGATTTTAAACGCTCCACCTGCTTATCGATCTCTTCTGCCCTGCTGAGCCAGCCAGGCTTGGGctacatagagagagagaaagagagacagacagagagagagagagggagggagagagagaaggcatgATGCGGAGGGGAAGGGCAATGTGGGGGCCTCAGTCCTCTGGTCCTCAGGTCTGTCCTTGACACTGCCTGTGGGACTGGCCTGGAGGACGCCTCTTGTCCTCCCGGCAAGCCCCGCATCTAGCCCCTACAACTAGCCGGCCCTCCCCCTGGGCCAAGCTGCACTTTGCACAGCCATATTGATTTTTTGGAGGGGCAGGAAAAGTGTGGCTGGGTGGTGAGAGCGaacgagggagggagggggaaatgGAGAAATCGAGGGAGCTTTCTAAAGCACTGACTTCTCCTTGACTGCACCTCGAGACGCGACAACCCTGTTAGAACAACTCAATGGCCCTGGTGCCCTGCTGAAAACTGCTAATCACAGTCTTTCAATCAAcgctctccttcctctcctctcttctccttcctccctccctccatctctctccctttctcattttctcactcTTTCCCCTGACTTTCCCCTTGCTGAACTGGACCGTGCCTGAATACCAAGGGACTGTGTCTGCATTAAAACCGGCCATTCCACATGGAAAACAGCTGACCTCGTGAAAGCATGTTGTAATTTGAAGGAGAAAACTAAAAAGCTTTTCTCAATCGACATAATCTTAATGGAAACATTATGGCCCGGCAGCAAACTAACAATTAAGGCAGAACGGTTCTTGCATGTTGGTGGTGTTGGCTGAGAGTTCATAGAAATAGGACATTGTCTCTTGTGATGACAAGGCTGCTAGTGTGCATCCTGTGCTGCGTGTAAAGCTCAAGATACCCTTGAACAAGATGTTTAAATCCCAGTTGCTTTGGTGAAGAATAGAGAAACTTTTTATTGTCTAGCAGAAATCTTTAGATGTACTGAGCAGCtcctgtgtgtgaaaatgtgtagGTATCAGAGTGTGAAGCAGCTAGTATGTTTCTGATAAAGAGCATGCTCAGTCAATCTCTCCCGGACAAATAAAAAGGTTGTGTAAGGCATGCATCGACAGATCTCTCAAATCgccctcctctttttctcttctttccctctttccttctctccagATTTGACACTTGCTAAAGGTCAcagaaacatcttttttttccccctttgagGTGTAGATAAGTGTGAAATAGAAGTTGACACCACAGACACATTGAAAAGCACTTAAACAGAGTGGCCATGTGCCAACCTGTCTGTGTCTGGCTTTGTGCATTTGTAAATACTTTTGAATGATTGATCTGGAGACCTGGGTCTCTCTGTAAGCCTGTCAGGTGcagtgagagagatggagagtggGAGAGTTCAAAAAACAGATGAGGtccaatacttttttttcccgcccttcatctctttctctctcacatgcacacacactctctatcTGACAGAATTACATGTACCCTGGGAAGACCTGAAGAGTAGCTTTAagtaagtatgtgtgtgagaaagtgtaCGCACGGCTCACAGATAGAGAGAATCGGACAGGCCTTTTGATGTTCAGTTAAATTGGCATACCGGGTGTCTGTTAGTTTACCTTATCCcgcaaatgtgacatttttcaaacGCGACTAGGCCCCAATAAAGGTGggtcacattgtgtgtgtgtgtgtgtgtgtgtgaatctaaTTAATGACTGGCAGCGGTCCCCCACAGCTCTGGTAATGTGCTTAGATCAGTGTTATAAACAGGGCGTGAAAGGTCTGCCCAGCGCCAGCCCTTTAAATGACTGGCCGCTTGTTCAGGTAGATGGATGGAAATGTTCTATTATTAATGATCACGTCCCCCCGCTGACCTGTCGCGAGGTGAAATGAACAACGCAGCCTTCAGCCTCCAACAACAATTAACGGGCCAGAGCCGGCCTGTCTGCCATTTGTCATCACTTACCCCACCTGTGGACCCCCCTCTGAACACATGCTGAACCTGTCTGTCGATATGTACACAATGTTCCCATCgctgatttgaaaaaaaatatgcagtGGTTAATGGCGAAGCATTCATCCTCAGTTATTCCtgattatttctattttttctttccttttttgttgccaattttgaatggaaaaaaaaacaaaacatgaaaaaaaagtttctgcaCTTTATGAATTGTATCCACAGTGTGTCTATGTGAGAAACATGTTGAGGATTATGTTCTTAGCAACTGACATAAACATTTGATCCATTGTGTTTGCATGAGCTTGAATGGACTACCTTGCATTAAACATGATTTGCAAATCTGGGCAAGACCTACTTGCCAAACTGAGTCTGTAAATACATCTCAGGATAATACAGATTatctcgaaaaaaatttggtaTCAACAGAAAAGTAGCTGAAAGCCCATGTTTTAGATGTTCCAGGCAACATCCTCCTGACTGACCTCTGGCTCTCACAGTCCAATTCATATTCATGGGACTGGTCCTGAGCAGGAGTGTGCAGACACGGGGTTACACATTACTGACGCCCCCGCTCTGAGGTCAACTCCCACACATTCCAGTTAGCCATTTACCAGTCTGCCCAGTTAGCCATCACACTGAGTCACAACTTCGAGCTGGTAttcttaaaataaatgaatgccaCGAGTGGCTgtaaacaaaatgtcagaagtGTGAAATGGTTAATTTTTTGCCCTGGATGTTTTTGTAGGGTGGCATGCATGATCAGCATAATCAGTGAAAATAGTTGAAAAGGGCCTTTTCTCACACTGTAACTACTGttggagctgctgtttttcagttaGTGTATTTGCTAGCATGGATATATTTTAGATACATGTTCTAAAAAAGTGTCATGAATGATAAAACTCTGCATCTAGAAGCACCGTAACAAAAGTGGAACCTCTGCCTgtgtatgtggttgtgtgtgtgtgtgtgtgtgtgtgtgtgtgtgtgtgtgtgtgtgtgtgtgtgtgtgtgtgtgtgtgtgtgtgtgtgtgtgcacttgtgtgggTATTTTGTGTGTAATGGCACCTGGGTGCTGTGTTATCTCACTATAGTTCAAGGAAGGGACATACTCTGAAGATGAGGTAGACCTTGACCTGTACAGACCTTTATGGAACAAACATGAATATAATTAGCTGATGGATGTTGggtttttcatttcttaaattCCTctccatgtatttttttttccctcacttcACATTCAAAACTGAATTCAAAGCTTCTATAAACTTTTTCTGCATCAGACATTGAAACACAATTGTTCTGGTGGAGTGGGCACTTCCTGCCCTTCTCTGCGCCCTCTGTCGCTTCGCACAAGCTCCCTACATTCTTCGATCCGGTGCCAAATGGAGCAGGGCGGAAGCGCCTTTGATGCACACGGGTAGTCTGTCTGTTCGAGTCCGACGTTTTACAGCTGGCTTGTCAAAACTGTTGATTCACCATCACTTTTGCAGAAGAAGACCAGTTCTGAAACGGGTGTCACACAAGTACCAATGGCCTTCTGTTTAAACACAGAGCTCTGTTACACAGCTACCTCTCTTCGCAGTTGAGTTGACCTGTTTGAGATCCAAGgttgtctgtctatctgtctgcaCTCTGAGGCACCTATATTGATGGAAGTGCTGTCCTCCTTTGGCTGGAGCCTTTGAATAAAATATCCTGTACCTCTTGTCTCACAATATAGACTAAGAAGAACATATTGTTGTAATAGATAAAACCCAAAAAAGGAACCCAATTTTTGTCTTAGGAGACAAGAGACCTAAAGGACCAAAAAGTGTGCTTTGAAAAACACTGGAAGTGCCACTACATGGGGCGACAGTTTCACTTATTAAGCCCTCCTCAGGGCTTACTCTACATTGTTGTTTTGATCTGCAGTTATGATGCATTAGCCAAATCTAGACAAGCCCGCTGAGATTCATGTGTCCTCCTTCAGCAGCCGTGCCACATACACTACGTTCCAATAGAACCTCTGGGGCAGACACAAGCTAGACTGAAAGTGCTTTTATCCCCGCAGCGGCGGAGTTATCTGGCTATTTTGAGCTATTGATGCTTAGTGCTGGACATTAATCTACTCTGCAAAGAACGCTTTGAAGAAAGTGTCCGTTGAAGTGTCACAGAtgggaaataaatgaaattaataaatatatgGTACACAGTTTGATATCTCTCATAGGCCAAGATCAAAGCAAACCAATTGAGTTCTATTCTACCTaatatgtttttctgtgataaaCAGTCCGGCTGAGGGAATAATCCCATCaaggaagagagagattaaaaacaGCATCAGATATATCACTCAGTGCAGACGGTTGGCACGGCTACCGTGAAGTATCTGCGTTATTATGGGATTGGTAATCTCGTTTCTTGGGTCTGAGTGGAAGCgcagaccttttttttctgtgcctcGTGGaatcagacacagagacaggaagacagacacgGCGGCTCTCTGATACTGCAAGAGTCCATCTGCTTCAGAGGGCTCCGGTaacttcttgtctttctttttttctgtggaatTTCTGAGTAGCTTGATACATTTGACACGTGTGTGACAGCCCTGGTTTGGGGTTGAGGCATCATGCTCGCTACCCCggctgtgtgttttccaggaaggacatgtatgtctgtgcatgagagccttacacacacacacacacacacacacatatagcatGTAGGCACACTTTTGTGCTTGTGTACAGAGCAGTGCTTTGCACACTCTGAATAAAGCAGACTGTAATGATCTTACTTATgtgcgcacatgcacacatctgcAGTAGATGGATGCCAGGATGCAGACTCACGGCAGCACAGgggtatacacacacagtcacacagatatacacggatgtgtgcacatgcaacACTAGCCCAGAGCCTCACCTTGATATCTTGAGCTTCTGTCATGAGTTAGAATTTGACACCAATGAATGTGTCAGGTTGTCAATTTCTTCCAACAGCCTTTGAATGCAGTCTGGCCATGAATAgtgcatgttgttttgttttttagattcCAACTGTCTgcaagtctgtttttttttttccatccatccagaaTAACTTGGAAGGCCTGTACACTCATGTGCATCCTTTAAGAAAACTTTCAGTgggtgttgtgttgtttagCCTAAGGTAAAGATTCAGCCCGCAAGGTAAATTCACCAAACTGCCTCAGATCTGATGGCCTCCCATTtcttctgcctctgtttctgggatctgttttcctgtctcctgtctttaaTGCACATAGTTTCACCACTTGCACTTTTTTTGATCCAGCCCCCCTTTTGAGTCAGGAGACACATCTTTTTATCCCAGCACTTCAGTGTTATTAACCGGACGTTTTATTTCCCTCTAAAAGTCAGGACATATTTTGGCAGCCGCTTCCCATATTCCCTGTAGCGTGCCACATGAGGTCTTTGGCATTATTAGGGCAGaagaaatgtttgaaatatttgttGTAAATGTCTCAGAAATATACACAGGGTTGATTCTCCTTAAGCTGTCACAACCGCTTGGCCATTAATCCAAAGGCCGTTCGCCCCAGAACTTTAAAGAGATGTAAAAAGACGGTGGCATGTCGGTGAcatttctccttctcctgctgctgagacacCATTcggaggctgtgtgtgtgtgtgtgtgtgtgcacacctgtGGGGAATGAATATGAGGTCATGAGACCACAGACCGAACACTTGTGTGAACGTACTCTTACATTCACACAAGCACGTActggaggggaagaaagaggcaGGGCGGGGAAACAGTTGTGAAATTTATTTGGGCATATAGTTTTTATGCCAGTTGCCATTGGATTTACAGGTCAGAATGGAATGTGGCCCAATGAAAGGTACTTTGATCCCTCCACCAGGTTGACGGTTTTATTGGAGGAGCTCTGTATGGCACAGGGCATCTTTTATAAGGTTGTGAGGAACCCCACGGCAGCCTTCACAAAATCATAAACATGTGAGACGTCAGTGAACGTGACTGGTTACCAGGTTTCTGTGATATCACGGCCAGATTTGAATGTATCCGTCCTTTGTaccattttattttagtcaGCACGGACGGTCAGTTGTCGTACATTTCACACTATTAGAGTGAATGCATTTAATGTGAGATGGTTGGAGATGTATTAGGCTCAGCAAATGCTTCTAGGATATTAGTCTTGTACTCAAACTTTAAGTGCCAAAGTAGAAGAAGCATTAGAACCAGATCCTGTATTTTCCCTGATAACATGTTCATTAATGAGTAATGTTTTTCACAGATAACAATGTTTTGATGACTTAACATATGTAGGTTATACAAAGCTAGGCGTGTGATCATTTCAGAAATTTAGGGCTCAGGTAAATTCAAAAATTTTGAGGTATTTGGGAGTTTGGCAAGGACTTCTTCCTACCCCTCCCAAAAAAGCTGTACACTGAATCTATTTGATCAGAATAGAAAAGTTAAACAAAgtaaacatataaaaacacaatagcACACAATAGCTAAATACAGTAGGTTCCTACAGCTGCTTATCAGTGCACTGTGTTCTGTTCCACAGAGGCGGAAGTTACTGCAGGAGTTGGGAGACCAGAAGATCCCCTTTCTGGGACCTTCAGACCGGGGCTTTCAGCAACTGGTGAGTCCACCACAGTTCCAGATAATGCTAATAATCTCTGAACCTGTAAGTCTTCTCAGTCAGATTTCAAACAgatgtttttgaatttttgcTGCCATGTCATCATGATAGAAAAAGATTTATGTTTCCCAGTGGGACTCCAGTTACTCTGGACTGGTTCTGAGGAGATCCTGCTCGCTGCCTGCTGAGCTCCATGGCCGGGTGCAGGCAGCTCTGCTCACCCTGCGAAGCAAGGGCTGCCTCCTGAGGGATCTGGTTCGTGTCCGCGACCGAGATGTTTTCACCGCCGTGTCACGGGCTCTGCTGGGTGAGCCAGGCCACACCTATCGCTATCTGGACACACGGCTCTTTGCCATCCCCTGGCACAGCGAGGACACTGAGGTCAAAGGACAAAACTGTTGTGACCCTGACTTGAGAGCTGCATGCAAGGCATTGTGGGAGCTTAACACCTTCTTCTGCTCCGACGTGTCTCAGTTGAAGGAAGGAGACAGGCTCGCACAATGCGCAAAGGGTGAGGTAGAGGCCAAACAGGGTAAAGAGGGGGACACAGAGTCTAAACACAGTGAAGACTCCAAGAACAGTGAAGGAGGGGACTCAGAGTCCAGACAAAGTGAGGAGGGGGACACGGAGTCCAAGCACAGCGAGGAGTGGGACATTGAGTCAAAACACAGTGAAGAAGGCTGCTCTGGGTCAAAACAAGAAGGGGAGTGGGAGACTGAGtccaaacacagcagtgaggaGGGAGAGTCGTCCCAGGTCAAACCAAGTGAAACCAGTGCCGAAGCAGGGTCAGAACAGAGCGAAGGAAAATGCCCTGGCTGGGCGCCTAAGGCCATCAGTGGCGCAGAGGCCGAACCTGTGGGACTAGGCGCCCAGGGGAAACCTGTGGCCGAACTAAAGCACAGCCTGTCAGATTACCACATTGAGGACAAGGAGGAACAGGCAAGCGGGCAGGGTTGTTCCCAGCCCAGTCCACCACAGGTATGCAGCGGTCCCGTCAAGTTCAATGTCACCTTACTCAACTATATGGACCCAGCAGCTATGAGCCAGCTGAAAGAGGAGCCATACTACGGCATGGGGAAAATGGCGGTTGGCTGGCACCACGATGAGAACCTGATCACTCATTCACCAGTGGCTGTTTACAGCTACAGCTGTCACGATGACAAAGGTAAGGGTCAAATCTAAAATAGCGTACTTGTCATAACTGGGTCGAACCTTAAAAACCATAGATTTAACACTTGAGAATATTTAATTGAACACTTTAATCCAAAGCGCGTCATGCTAGTCCTTGGTATACagtttctgaaattaaattaagattcttttttctctttcacttcgATATCCCATCAACCTATCTCAGTTTCTTTATGTTGGATCAGATGCAGCTAACCTTGTGTATTATGGCCCTACAGTGGCACTGTAGCAGCTGTAGACATGGCCTCTGGTGAGGCAACCATCAGATCCATCTATGCGATAGTGTCAGGGCATTATCAAATGTCATCACCGGGTTGCTGCTGACAGTCTTATCTGCGACTGTGCGTTGGGAGATCACAGACATTCGGATCTGAGCTCTTAACAAACGCTCAATGGCGGAGTTTAACAAACAGGTCttatcacacacactgcatctcaTCTAAATCATTTCCCCAAGAAATGATCGATGTGCAATTATCTGATATGGTAAAATGAGCCGTGCTTTGAAAAGTCTTCCTGACTGTACTGTGTGGATGATACATCGTCTCCTAATTATGGAACGTGCACTCTTTCCAGAGCTGATCGTATTTTCCTGATCGAGTTGATAGAGAATCTCATTGTGAGGAGAACTTTGCTTTCTAGATATGCAAAACAGTATAACAGAGACAGTACCACCGCATGAAAAATCTTTACTTAAAATAAGGTAATTGTCATTTGTATGtctcattttattgttttatttattattgttttttatgataaaaaTTATATTCAGATGATGCCACGAACTAGATGATTTCATGTTGCGGGTGGAGCTAAACGTGCAGCAGTTGTTcagcaaacacactgtacatagaCTGCACCGTCAAAGGTGAGAGCTCTACACggtctgcatctgtgtcttGAAACTGTTATTTTACGGTATCACGCAGGTGTAGTGCCAACTGCTCTGACATCCCAACACGCTTTGCAGCTGGGCTTTCTTCATTGGGATTTCTTAACCAGAAACACCTGCTCTAGAGGTCTGCTCCGATGATTTGTTTTAAGCCATTTCAACTCTGACCCTGTGAACACGGGCTTCAAACACTATGCCGTAACACCTTGCCGTGCTCAGCAGCTGTGTCTTTTCTAGTTCTCGGTGACCCCACAGCTCCAGACTTTAGAGAGGAAAGTCTGAGCAGAGCGGCATAGAGATATATTCCAGTTGCTGGCTCTGAGGGCTCCCAGAACCAGCTAATGAAACTGTTACCTTGAGGAATGCGGCGCTTttagagaagaaagaaaaacagcacattagATATCTTAGATTTACACAGACTAGATGTTTTGTGTGACACCCGCTTCCTTTGAGaggcttttttctctctgagcagCCTCaccttgtgattttttttttttttttgcttcagccAGAGAAGTGTTCTGAGCTGTGTTTTTCCCAGCTGCGCTGATCCAAAGGAATCTGCCACGACTGAGTGTTTTCCAGCACAGAGGATGATCTTCCACCATTCCTGAGGCCTTGGGGAGTGCTGTCATTAGCTGGCTCTCAGAGCACAATGGCTGGAAATTAAGTTACTATTTATCCGTGCTGAGCAAAGGAAAAGGCAGCTGTGGGGCAGAGAGGCCCAGAAAGACTTTAGTATTGATTTTGCTGAAGGGTGTTGGCCAGCCAAGCCAAATCTTGTTTTCTTAGTATGCCATGTAAGAatggaaggaaagagaagaacagtGGAGGTGGTTACAGCGAATAGGTTCAGAAACAGGAATATCATAGGATACTCACTGTCTAATaacatactctcacacacactaaacaacatCAAGGGCTTTTATCCAACTATTTCCTCTTGCACAGCATAATGATAGCATAAAGAACCTGTGCTAACAGCCGATATGACCACAGCAACACATATCTCCTTTGCTCGGCTTTTAAGAGATTCTTACTTTCTGGAGACAAAGGCATACGTATTACATCCACTGTTTGGGTGGTATGGATTTAATCATTGCACTCCTTGCTGGTTAAAGTGGTGatcctttattttctttaatttttttttttgggctacATCTTTGCTGATAAATGGCCATTGTGTGGGCACTGCATTAACCAGATTTCAGTTGGTGCTGTCActatatttttaatgtattttgagTTGCAAATGTGGCACAATAgttaaatgaattaataaaaataatactgtGTTTAATCAGTTGATTTGCAAAGTAATGAAACACATGCATTTCCATAAGTGTGAGAAATATGCATTTAAGTGCATTTCATACTTAAACTCAGTTTATGTTACTCAGTTGAATGTGAgtataaatgtaaaatgcaaatgtgacaGTGAGTTGGGTTGTGtatgactgacaggtgagacCAGTGAGGGAGGCAGCGGTGAGAAGGCGTGCTGGAGGATTGGGCTCAAGGTAGCCTGGGACATCCACACACCTGGCCTGATGCTGCCACTGGAGTCTGGAGACTGCTATTACATGAGAGGTACTAAATCTTGCTCTGAAAAtaatacacaggcacacacacacacacacagacatactaaaacatgcacatgtaaacatgttgctCTCACATCTCAGCCACATTCACCACCATGTCAGAGTTTGGAGGAAGGAACACTTTTATTATCCTGTGTTTTAGTGTTTCTTGTGCTTTGTCCCAAATGACCAGAAGGATGCACTTCACTCTCACTCCCATGCTCTGTTCTCTTCTTCTAACCCCCTCTCTGCAGGAGAAATggagctgaggtgtgtgtgtgtgtgtgtgtgtggggttacTTGGCCCGAACACGTAGCTTTAAGGTTC contains:
- the fto gene encoding alpha-ketoglutarate-dependent dioxygenase FTO isoform X2 — encoded protein: MKARQCKHNSRNMKRSGDSEGEKRRKRRKLLQELGDQKIPFLGPSDRGFQQLWDSSYSGLVLRRSCSLPAELHGRVQAALLTLRSKGCLLRDLVRVRDRDVFTAVSRALLGEPGHTYRYLDTRLFAIPWHSEDTEVKGQNCCDPDLRAACKALWELNTFFCSDVSQLKEGDRLAQCAKGEVEAKQGKEGDTESKHSEDSKNSEGGDSESRQSEEGDTESKHSEEWDIESKHSEEGCSGSKQEGEWETESKHSSEEGESSQVKPSETSAEAGSEQSEGKCPGWAPKAISGAEAEPVGLGAQGKPVAELKHSLSDYHIEDKEEQASGQGCSQPSPPQVCSGPVKFNVTLLNYMDPAAMSQLKEEPYYGMGKMAVGWHHDENLITHSPVAVYSYSCHDDKGETSEGGSGEKACWRIGLKVAWDIHTPGLMLPLESGDCYYMRDDLNSTHQHCVLAGHSARFSSTHRVAECSSGTLTYIQSRCKEALSNLHTDPETGTHSLLALLPTTLQHCEEIHNEVEFEWLRQYWFQGQRYARFCSWWTRPMEQLEKDWRLMETMTMLFLATVEEEGRAGEGRREMAETLLSALTDRHQQRQTWRDRCHSSLAQTLPPEEAPVDRPFWGVDDPSMPLPFDLADIINRVESLLWRM
- the fto gene encoding alpha-ketoglutarate-dependent dioxygenase FTO isoform X1, which encodes MKARQCKHNSRNMKRSGDSEGEKRRKRRKLLQELGDQKIPFLGPSDRGFQQLWDSSYSGLVLRRSCSLPAELHGRVQAALLTLRSKGCLLRDLVRVRDRDVFTAVSRALLGEPGHTYRYLDTRLFAIPWHSEDTEVKGQNCCDPDLRAACKALWELNTFFCSDVSQLKEGDRLAQCAKGEVEAKQGKEGDTESKHSEDSKNSEGGDSESRQSEEGDTESKHSEEWDIESKHSEEGCSGSKQEGEWETESKHSSEEGESSQVKPSETSAEAGSEQSEGKCPGWAPKAISGAEAEPVGLGAQGKPVAELKHSLSDYHIEDKEEQASGQGCSQPSPPQVCSGPVKFNVTLLNYMDPAAMSQLKEEPYYGMGKMAVGWHHDENLITHSPVAVYSYSCHDDKGETSEGGSGEKACWRIGLKVAWDIHTPGLMLPLESGDCYYMRDDLNSTHQHCVLAGHSARFSSTHRVAECSSGTLTYIQSRCKEALSNLHTDPETGTHSLLALLPTTLQHCEEIHNEVEFEWLRQYWFQGQRYARFCSWWTRPMEQLEKDWRLMETMTMLFLATVEEEGRAGEGRREMAETLLSALTDRHQQRQTWRDRCHSSLAQTLPPEEAPVDRPFWGVDDPSMPLPFDLADIINRVESLLWSWLITA
- the fto gene encoding alpha-ketoglutarate-dependent dioxygenase FTO isoform X3; protein product: MKRSGDSEGEKRRKRRKLLQELGDQKIPFLGPSDRGFQQLWDSSYSGLVLRRSCSLPAELHGRVQAALLTLRSKGCLLRDLVRVRDRDVFTAVSRALLGEPGHTYRYLDTRLFAIPWHSEDTEVKGQNCCDPDLRAACKALWELNTFFCSDVSQLKEGDRLAQCAKGEVEAKQGKEGDTESKHSEDSKNSEGGDSESRQSEEGDTESKHSEEWDIESKHSEEGCSGSKQEGEWETESKHSSEEGESSQVKPSETSAEAGSEQSEGKCPGWAPKAISGAEAEPVGLGAQGKPVAELKHSLSDYHIEDKEEQASGQGCSQPSPPQVCSGPVKFNVTLLNYMDPAAMSQLKEEPYYGMGKMAVGWHHDENLITHSPVAVYSYSCHDDKGETSEGGSGEKACWRIGLKVAWDIHTPGLMLPLESGDCYYMRDDLNSTHQHCVLAGHSARFSSTHRVAECSSGTLTYIQSRCKEALSNLHTDPETGTHSLLALLPTTLQHCEEIHNEVEFEWLRQYWFQGQRYARFCSWWTRPMEQLEKDWRLMETMTMLFLATVEEEGRAGEGRREMAETLLSALTDRHQQRQTWRDRSITNLPVYQW